One Channa argus isolate prfri chromosome 15, Channa argus male v1.0, whole genome shotgun sequence DNA segment encodes these proteins:
- the LOC137099386 gene encoding serotonin N-acetyltransferase-like codes for MSVVGAQPFIKPMQPSPSVSPGIQRRHTLPASEVRPLNTQDAISVFEIEREAFISVSGECPLHLDEVRHFLTLCPELSMGWFEEGRLVAYIIGSLWDQDRLTTEALTLHKPCGSTVHIHILAVHRTFRQQGKGPILMWRYLQYLRCLPNVRRAVLMCEDFLIPFYRKSGFKVLGRCAITVANLTFTEMWYPISGHAYMRRNSEAIRFPQHPLTLPLTKTDEHVDL; via the exons ATGTCCGTTGTGGGCGCGCAGCCTTTCATCAAACCAATGCAGCCGTCACCCTCCGTTTCGCCTGGGATCCAAAGGAGACACACGCTTCCCGCAAGCGAAGTCCGCCCGCTCAACACGCAAGACGCCATCAGCGTGTTTGAAATCGAGCGAGAAG catTTATCTCAGTGTCAGGTGAGTGTCCCCTGCACCTGGATGAAGTGCGTCACTTCCTCACACTGTGTCCAGAGCTGTCCATGGGCTGGTTTGAAGAGGGACGGCTGGTGGCTTACATCATAGGTTCCCTCTGGGACCAGGACAGACTCACCACA GAAGCCCTGACCCTCCACAAGCCCTGCGGCTCAACCGTCCACATCCACATCCTGGCCGTCCATCGCACCTTCAGGCAGCAGGGCAAAGGTCCCATTCTGATGTGGCGCTACCTGCAGTATCTGCGCTGCCTTCCCAATGTGCGCCGAGCCGTCCTAATGTGTGAAGACTTCCTCATTCCCTTCTACCGCAAATCAGGCTTTAAGGTGCTGGGGCGCTGCGCCATCACCGTGGCCAACCTCACCTTCACAGAGATGTGGTACCCCATCAGCGGCCACGCGTACATGCGGCGCAACAGTGAAGCGATCCGCTTTCCTCAGCATCCGTTGACTCTGCCCCTGACAAAGACTGATGAACATGTTGATTTATGA
- the evplb gene encoding envoplakin: MSKSSPVKLSKVQANDLAVLIARMQKKADQVEKNILQSEKLLAVDTERAEKKQALLHRTENAEKLAQAEGLLKDLFMDVDKAKKLQHPQANEIEKDVRNLHDRWVKDCSVFRELYDKVQNVDPTQKFEWGPLLDEKLKRLEAEPYGPNLLDTEKQIAAHNILHQEIEAYSSQLQPSTVAAKEQYDALKEKYAKLLETSQRRRSHLASLHEYMQSCSKELVYLSAQQDRILQRDWSDLMVDPPGVRVEYEKFKSNGLLAHESEVNKLQEEGVRLLAMKHPGSPTIKAHSDTVQAEWQAFLNLCLAQETHLENIEEYKKFQLDAETLSDSLERLSSTLDPKSLANKSNPEVLLELEGEEPAVKRNEQRLAYLRELSSGVVPLKLRRIQPSKPTTAVSLCDWNDNEESVSRGETLMLKSNSDKKDWKLQSSNGRIRTLPAACFVVPAPDAEALKKVDGLDRALTELKKRRATLMSSLKSSTVEVVHPQKTAVVQSAPEDPKAAELGTELDRINKALERVEKEVRNRLRAPLDNRNPAQDLENRLREHEKSALALRKLESEKSAVQREMDPILAKKPLGPTTATLPLNLSTANNKIDDISTLMNLYNKKATASMFLEKQIQNMDGTVSRFEEQLAKDGTILDQPSTLQIRSQQLQAIRKDVTSNKDDLNKLGRELDQTQQACSSLQGSFNEFCPDIQRQENQVKNLRNRYTNVDYQLQYRSALIQEATNKHQDFQNAAQSLDFFLVNLPNYSIKPTDDVAQLTAKQKSQKKVMEDIKRKSSDLDRVRSLSRDLQSVLNEYEVKSKTYVGTLNVDDDDIEDDVEEPVHKKSQTMAQAVQRKEKDLLNKFSEVSAENGQLLNQLQTAKNIIARNDDKVSQVVVTQQLQLQSQQKDLEESDSMKKDLNEEISRRLKAEKDLETYRKRFVSLKSRRGVERLEEKEIVQYYRDPKLEMEVQSLQNRIQDESLTRTRIQTEIEIINEKIIRMETELTKIEPKLVTKTLTEYEKDPQLDKEAAKMRDEIERIRLELQTRQTEAVQVKNELTVLAQRQPKIREKVVKKEVVRVEKDPEMLKAVLTFQTKIAEEESQCKTLNDSIFSTRSQINTLERVIPTIQPKVVSKVVKQVQQDPETVEEFRKLQMAFEEEKDESVILMKDLATLQIRYAELEKLRPKVEFKEIINEIFRVDPETEVELVRLRKELQDCGRNRMELEKEINAVIAILTTLRTQKPKVEYKEVTEEVIKEEKSPEVIRELQRLNNQVSRLQLNYDTTLELLTRLRIERDDLKAEKSKVETKLVNKEVIKYENDPLLEKEADRLRRNVREEIHQRRSLEECLFDLQNQYIVLERQKPEEKVVVQEVLRLQKDPKVILEHEKLNKTLDEELKERRKLEIEVRQLRALVKERESTLAQMDDRQKKIQVESELRQIKARILELETAPPPIEEKIIIEEVLKVERDPKLDKLTENIRSGLEAEGANITRLEREILNLKLKLEILQKEKSVEKVVYREVVRVEKDPAEEAEREHLRELVSQERNLRRDQEDHIQNIRIKIAHLQTTKSVTSQEENALLTSRDALHREREDLLRQLKTIESERQNISITFQQQSRMMGERNQMARQRSLKVSSEIQRLEREILNEKDKIHQKESFLIELQGSIRKEEQTETHTRETNLSTKITILDPETGKDMSPYDAYLQGLIDRNQYIHLAELECDWEEITSTGPDGDVTVLQDRKSGKQYAVKDAIKSGHLTQYDVSRYKEGKMSIAEFALLVAGETKKSYKTPVTTPRSPTKPVSASPLNSMPPSLRSSYPSLGSNLSGSLSNLSTTPTSLRSSYTSLNTQKSGSLTNLASLAGDENFPISGIFDTTTQSRMSVRSALTRKLIDADTAVKLLEAQAASGGIVDLAKKDRLSVHKAAEYGIIDTAHMHKLLNAQKAFTGVEDPVTKQRLAVGQAAQKGYITQENARRYMEAQYLTGGLVNPNKAGRLSVQQALDANLIDSETAKALQDKGSHTKELLDPITKEKISYKEAMDRCNRDINTGLLLLPATSTDSTNTPSYSNYRFRSSYNKV; the protein is encoded by the exons ATGTCGAAGAGCAGCCCCGTGAAGCTCAGCAA GGTTCAGGCCAACGACCTGGCCGTGCTGATCGCCCGCATGCAGAAAAAGGCTGACCAGGTAGAGAAGAACATCCTGCAATCAGAGAAGCTGCTGGCTGTG GACACCGAGCGAGCCGAGAAGAAGCAGGCGCTGCTCCACAGGACCGAAAATGCAGAGAAACTCGCGCAGGCTGAGGGGCTGCTGAAGGACCTGTTCATGGACGTGGACAAGGCCAAGAAGCTCCAGCACCCGCAGGCTAATGAGATAGAGAAAGA TGTGAGAAACCTCCACGACCGCTGGGTGAAGGACTGCAGTGTCTTCAGAGAGCTGTACGACAAGGTGCAAAACGTGGACCCGACACAAAAGTTCGAGTGGGGCCCTCTGCTGGATGAGAAACTG AAACGGTTAGAGGCAGAACCCTACGGCCCCAACCTGTTggacacagagaagcagattgcAGCACATAACATCCTGCACCAGGAGATCGAGGCCTACAGCAGCCAGCTGCAGCCCAGCACCGTCGCTGCAAAG GAGCAGTACGACGCTCTCAAAGAGAAATACGCCAAACTTCTC GAGACCTCCCAGCGCCGGCGCAGCCACCTGGCCTCTCTGCACGAGTACATGCAGAGCTGCAGTAAGGAGCTGGTCTACCTGTCAGCCCAGCAGGACAGGATCCTGCAGAGAGACTGGAGCGATCTGATGGTCGACCCCCCAGGCGTCCGCGTGGAGTATGAG AAATTCAAAAGTAATGGACTTCTCGCTCATGAAAGTGAGGTCAACAAGCTTCAGGAGGAGGGAGTTCGTCTTCTTGCCATGAAACACCCCGGTAGCCCAACGATAAAG GCACACAGCGATACTGTGCAGGCCGAGTGGCAGGCCTTCCTCAACCTGTGTCTGGCACAGGAAACTCACCTGGAGAACATTGAGGAGTACAAAAAG TTCCAGCTGGATGCAGAGACATTGTCCGATTCCCTGGAGAGACTCAGTTCCACTCTGGACCCGAAGTCTCTGGCCAACAAGAGCAACCCTGAGGTCCTGTTGGAGCTTGAG GGAGAGGAACCAGCAGTGAAGAGGAACGAGCAGCGCCTGGCCTACCTCAGGGAGCTCAGCAGCGGGGTCGTGCCTCTGAAGCTACGACGAATCCAGCCCAGCAAACCCACCACTGCGGTGTCCCTGTGCGACTGGAACGACAATGAG GAGTCAGTGAGTCGTGGTGAGACGCTCATGCTCAAGTCCAACTCTGATAAAAAGGACTGGAAGCTTCAGAGCAGCAATGGCAGGATCAGAACCCTCCCTGCGGCGTGTTTCGTGGTTCCAGCACCTGATGCAGAAGCCCTGAAGAAAGTAGACGG TCTGGACAGAGCGCTGACGGAACTGAAAAAGCGCAGAGCTACACTCATGAGCTCCTTGAAGAGCTCCACTGTGGAGGTGGTGCATCCTCAGAAGACAG CTGTCGTCCAAAGTGCTCCAGAGGATCCCAAAGCTGCGGAGCTGGGCACTGAGCTAGACAGGATCAACAAAGCTTTGGAAAGGGTTGAAAAAGAAGTCAGGAACCGACTGAGGGCCCCACTAGACAATCGCAACCCCGCACAAGACCTGGAGAACAGGCTGAGAGAGCACGAG AAATCTGCTTTGGCATTAAGGAAGCTGGAGTCTGAGAAGTCTGCGGTTCAGAGGGAGATGGATCCTATTCTGGCCAAGAAACCACTGGGACCAACAACCGCTACTCTGCCCCTCAATCTCAGCACGGCCAACAACAAGATTGATGACATCAGCACACTTATGAACCTTTATAATAAGaa AGCTACAGCCTCCATGTTCTTAGAGAAGCAAATCCAGAACATGGACGGCACCGTCTCTAGGTTTGAGGAGCAGCTTGCTAAAGATGGCACCATTCTAGATCAACCCAGCACCCTCCAGATTCGCAGTCAGCAGCTGCAG GCTATACGTAAGGATGTGACCTCGAACAAGGATGACTTGAATAAATTAGGCCGGGAGTTGGACCAGACCCAGCAGGCCTGCAGCTCCCTGCAGGGCAGTTTCAATGAATTCTGCCCTGACATCCAGCGCCAGGAGAACCAGGTGAAAAACCTGAGGAACCGCTACACAAATGTGGATTATCAGCTTCAGTACAG GTCTGCACTCATACAGGAAGCAACCAATAAACACCAAGATTTCCAGAACGCCGCTCAGTCATTGGATTTCTTCTTGGTCAATTTGCCAAATTATTCAATTAAACCTACTGATGATGTGGCACAGTTAACAGCCAAGCAGAAGTCTCAGAAG AAAGTGATGGAGGACATCAAGAGGAAATCAAGCGATTTGGACCGAGTCAGGAGTCTTTCTCGTGATCTGCAGAGCGTCTTAAAT GAATATGAAGTTAAATCAAAAACCTACGTTGGCACTCTgaatgttgatgatgatgacattgAGGATGATGTGGAGGAACCTGTTCATAAGAAAAGTCAAACCATGGCTCAGGCTGTACAGAGAAAG GAGAAAGATTTACTGAATAAATTCTCTGAGGTATCTGCAGAGAACGGCCAACTACTCAACCAGCTGCAGACGGCAAAGAACATCATAGCCAGG AACGATGACAAAGTCAGCCAGGTGGTTGTCACCCAACAGCTGCAGCTACAGAGCCAGCAAAAGGACCTGGAGGAAAGCGATAGCATGAAAAAGGATTTAAATGAGGAGATTTCCAGGCgtttaaaagctgaaaaagacCTTGAAACGTACCGTAAGAGGTTTGTGTCTTTGAAGAGCAGGAGGGGAGTGGAGAGGTTGGAGGAGAAGGAGATAGTGCAGTATTACCGCGACCCTAAACTGGAGATGGAGGTACAGTCCCTCCAAAATCGGATCCAGGATGAATCACTGACGAGGACGAGAATCCAAACAGAGATAGAAATCATCAATGAGAAGATCATCAGAATGGAAACGGAGCTGACCAAAATCGAACCGAAACTTGTGACCAAGACGCTGACTGAATATGAGAAAGACCCGCAGCTTGATAAAGAGGCTGCCAAGATGAGGGATGAGATAGAGAGAATACGTTTGGAGCTCCAGACGAGGCAGACCGAGGCAGTTCAAGTGAAAAACGAGCTCACAGTTCTCGCACAGCGGCAACCAAAAATTCGGGAGAAGGTTGTTAAGAAGGAAGTCGTGAGAGTCGAGAAGGATCCAGAGATGCTGAAAGCTGTTTTAACATTCCAGACTAAGATTGCAGAGGAGGAGTCCCAATGCAAAACCCTGAATGACAGCATTTTTAGCACAAGGAGCCAGATTAACACACTAGAAAGGGTCATTCCCACTATTCAACCCAAAGTAGTCAGCAAGGTAGTGAAGCAGGTCCAGCAAGATCCAGAAACTGTTGAAGAGTTCAGGAAACTACAAATGGCATTTGAAGAGGAAAAAGATGAGAGTGTTATCTTGATGAAGGACTTGGCCACGCTTCAGATACGTTATGCTGAACTGGAGAAGCTCCGGCCTAAAGTGGAGTTCAAGGAGATCATCAATGAGATTTTCAGAGTTGATCCTGAGACAGAAGTCGAGCTGGTGCGATTGAGGAAAGAGCTGCAAGACTGCGGCAGAAACCGTATGGAGCTGGAGAAAGAAATCAATGCGGTAATAGCGATTCTGACTACTCTGCGTACCCAGAAACCCAAGGTGGAGTACAAGGAGGTGACAGAGGAGGTGATCAAAGAAGAGAAAAGCCCAGAGGTCATTAGAGAATTGCAAAGGCTGAACAATCAAGTCTCCCGTCTACAACTTAACTATGATACCACCCTCGAGCTGCTGACCCGCCTACGCATTGAGAGAGATGACTTGAAAGCTGAAAAATCTAAAGTGGAGACAAAGCTAGTAAATAAGGAAGTCATCAAATATGAGAATGATCCTCTTCTTGAGAAAGAGGCTGACAGGCTTCGGCGGAATGTAAGGGAGGAGATTCACCAGCGTCGCAGTCTGGAGGAGTGTCTCTTTGACCTCCAGAACCAATACATTGTCCTGGAGAGGCAGAAGCCAGAGGAGAAGGTAGTAGTGCAGGAAGTGCTACGACTTCAGAAGGACCCCAAGGTGATCCTGGAGCATGAGAAGTTGAACAAAACTCTGGACGAAGAATTGAAAGAACGTAGAAAGCTAGAAATAGAGGTGAGACAGCTCAGAGCCCTggttaaagagagagaaagtacTCTGGCTCAGATGGATGATCGTCAGAAGAAGATCCAAGTCGAGTCAGAGCTCAGGCAGATCAAAGCCCGAATTCTTGAACTGGAAACAGCTCCACCACCTATTGAGGAAAAGATTATCATTGAGGAGGTCCTAAAAGTGGAGAGGGATCCAAAGCTGGATAAACTAACTGAAAATATTCGTTCTGGGCTGGAAGCTGAGGGCGCAAATATCACTCGTTTAGAGAGAGAAATCCTCAACCTGAAGCTCAAATTGGAAAttctacaaaaagaaaagtcagtaGAGAAGGTTGTTTATCGTGAAGTTGTCCGTGTAGAGAAGGACCCCGCAGAAGAGGCTGAAAGAGAGCATCTAAGGGAACTAGTATCGCAGGAGAGAAATCTCAGGCGGGACCAGGAAGATCACATTCAGAATATTAGAATCAAAATAGCTCATCTGCAGACAACAAAATCTGTAACCTCTCAGGAGGAAAATGCTCTCCTCACTAGCAGAGATGCTctgcacagagagagggaagatCTCCTCAGGCAGCTCAAGACAATAGAGTCTGAAAGACAGAACATCAGTATCACCTTCCAACAGCAGTCCAGGATGATGGGTGAAAGAAACCAGATGGCACGCCAAAGGAGTCTCAAGGTTTCCTCTGAAATTCAACGGCTGGAGAGGGAGATCCTGaatgaaaaggacaaaatacaCCAGAAAGAGTCTTTCCTTATTGAGCTGCAAGGTAGCATTAGGAAAGAGGAACAGACGGAAACTCACACCAGAGAGACAAATCTTTCCACAAAGATCACCATCCTGGATCCAGAAACTGGTAAAGACATGTCTCCCTATGACGCCTATTTGCAGGGGCTAATTGATCGCAACCAGTACATTCACCTGGCAGAATTGGAGTGCGACTGGGAAGAGATCACTTCAACTGGTCCAGATGGGGATGTAACAGTTCTGCAGGATCGCAAGAGTGGGAAGCAATATGCTGTCAAGGATGCTATAAAGAGCGGTCACTTGACTCAGTATGACGTGAGCCGCTACAAGGAAGGGAAAATGTCCATTGCTGAGTTTGCCCTTCTAGTAGCAGGGGAAACTAAAAAGTCCTACAAAACTCCAGTAACAACCCCAAGATCCCCTACTAAACCTGTGTCAGCCTCTCCCCTGAACTCCATGCCACCCTCTCTGAGGTCTTCCTATCCCAGCCTCGGCTCTAATCTTAGCGGCAGTTTGAGCAACCTCTCCACCACCCCAACCTCTCTGAGGTCCTCCTACACCAGCCTCAACACTCAAAAAAGTGGCAGTTTGACAAACCTGGCTTCTTTGGCAGGTGACGAGAATTTCCCAATCTCAGGTATTTTCGACACCACCACTCAGAGCCGCATGTCTGTGAGAAGTGCCCTTACTCGCAAACTCATTGATGCCGACACAGCTGTGAAGCTGCTGGAGGCCCAAGCGGCTTCTGGAGGCATTGTTGATCTTGCCAAAAAGGACAGGTTGTCTGTCCATAAGGCAGCTGAATATGGTATCATTGACACCGCTCACATGCATAAACTTCTCAATGCCCAGAAGGCCTTCACTGGTGTTGAAGATCCTGTTACCAAACAGCGTCTTGCAGTGGGACAGGCAGCACAGAAAGGTTATATAACACAAGAAAATGCCCGGAGGTACATGGAGGCGCAGTACTTGACAGGTGGCTTGGTAAATCCCAATAAAGCAGGCCGCCTTAGTGTCCAACAAGCTCTTGACGCCAATCTAATTGACAGCGAAACAGCTAAAGCGCTGCAAGACAAAGGTTCCCACACAAAAGAGCTGCTAGACCCCATCACTAAAGAGAAGATATCGTACAAGGAGGCGATGGATCGGTGTAACAGAGACATCAACACTGGGCTACTGCTGCTTCCTGCCACCTCCACCGATTCCACAAACACTCCATCATATTCAAACTACCGGTTCAGATCCTCTTATAACAAAGTCTAA